The following coding sequences are from one Paenibacillus sp. JDR-2 window:
- a CDS encoding sensor histidine kinase → MKQIRLIKWVSLLIMIGCLLLSMIYSNILTAILLKPLLKLRNLMVKVEHSNDLSVRFESEYQDEVSQVGRKFNSMLEELALSIKETEEIEIKKRKAEIKALQAQIDPHFLYNTLNTIYWKAQLHQSDEVKEMVLSLSRMFQLGLNNGFDYTTLEKEIEHVKQYLFIQKKCYTNLFDYKVTIDLENDSIIDITILKVILQPLVENSILHGFKNRKSGGLIHIWIRKTEEHLVITVEDNGEGMNVDEIKQSLQVPTQKTGYALRNIYHRLQLYYGEDSEMTFESIPDQKTSITLTISMKGRDGYGETV, encoded by the coding sequence TTGAAACAAATCCGTTTGATTAAATGGGTTTCGTTACTAATTATGATTGGATGTCTATTGCTTTCCATGATTTATTCTAATATTCTCACGGCTATTCTGCTGAAGCCATTGTTGAAGCTTCGAAACTTAATGGTGAAAGTTGAACACTCGAATGATTTAAGCGTTCGCTTTGAAAGCGAATATCAGGATGAAGTCTCCCAGGTGGGCAGAAAATTCAATAGTATGTTGGAGGAGTTAGCTCTATCGATCAAGGAAACGGAAGAAATTGAAATTAAGAAACGCAAGGCGGAAATCAAAGCCTTGCAAGCGCAAATTGATCCTCATTTTTTATATAACACGTTAAATACGATTTATTGGAAAGCGCAATTGCATCAATCCGATGAGGTCAAGGAGATGGTTCTATCCTTATCGCGTATGTTCCAGCTCGGTTTAAATAATGGATTTGACTATACAACTTTAGAGAAAGAAATTGAGCATGTGAAACAATATTTATTCATTCAAAAAAAATGTTATACGAATCTATTTGACTATAAAGTGACGATAGACTTGGAAAATGATAGCATCATCGATATTACAATCCTCAAAGTTATTCTTCAGCCATTGGTCGAAAACTCCATTTTGCATGGTTTTAAAAATCGTAAATCAGGCGGCCTTATTCATATATGGATTAGAAAAACGGAGGAGCATCTTGTTATTACCGTTGAGGATAATGGGGAAGGCATGAATGTGGATGAGATTAAGCAAAGCTTACAAGTACCCACCCAGAAGACGGGATATGCGCTGCGTAATATTTATCACCGGCTGCAGCTTTATTATGGCGAAGACTCCGAGATGACCTTTGAAAGTATCCCGGATCAGAAAACTTCTATTACACTAACGATCTCAATGAAGGGAAGAGATGGGTATGGAGAAACGGTTTAG
- a CDS encoding cache domain-containing protein, with protein sequence MSKYKQWLYQLSYKKRIWLSFVILITLAISTTGTMTYFIAAKILNRNASELSQNSLNKSAQVFDEKLRQIIVSVMTLTISESFKDILNNACAGDTQNYYQLLSSIQTPFSQIQALEPAVQSILITTSIGEFYPTNDVRLKENSFFNTEMYKLISEYQHAIWIEGHEDTFFWRKEKVISLVMQPLTESLNNETYLIVNIKEQALIDLLMKNVEETGQRFYLVSNKGDLVFSSESRTLSCFHESRFIENINQDTRGSFEYGGTNNSLLIN encoded by the coding sequence ATGTCGAAATATAAACAATGGTTGTATCAGCTATCGTATAAGAAGCGGATCTGGCTTTCGTTTGTCATTTTAATCACGTTAGCGATCAGTACGACTGGGACGATGACTTATTTTATTGCAGCCAAAATACTGAATAGAAATGCCTCCGAATTAAGTCAGAATAGCCTAAACAAGTCTGCCCAGGTCTTCGATGAGAAGCTAAGGCAAATCATCGTATCGGTCATGACGCTGACAATCAGCGAATCTTTCAAGGATATCCTCAATAATGCGTGTGCGGGCGATACACAAAATTATTATCAGCTGTTATCTTCCATTCAAACGCCATTCTCACAAATTCAAGCCTTGGAGCCAGCTGTTCAGTCTATTCTTATTACTACATCTATAGGCGAATTTTACCCGACCAATGACGTGCGGTTGAAAGAGAACTCTTTTTTTAACACGGAAATGTACAAGCTCATATCAGAATATCAGCACGCTATTTGGATAGAAGGACATGAAGATACCTTTTTTTGGAGAAAAGAAAAGGTGATCTCATTAGTCATGCAACCGCTTACGGAGAGCCTAAATAATGAGACTTACCTTATCGTGAATATTAAAGAGCAAGCATTGATTGACCTGCTAATGAAAAATGTAGAGGAAACAGGACAACGATTTTATCTGGTCTCAAATAAAGGCGATCTTGTATTTTCTTCGGAGTCCCGTACTTTGAGCTGTTTTCATGAGAGCCGTTTTATTGAAAATATAAATCAGGATACGAGAGGCAGTTTTGAATATGGAGGAACTAACAACTCTCTATTAATTAATTAA